In Sphingobacterium sp. R2, the genomic stretch AGGATATCTGTGGGAGCGGTATATTTTCCAACACTGACATTCACTTTGGTGATAAAACCATTGATTGGAGACAATATAGGTACGTCTTTTTTGATGCCTGTCGTCGTCAGTTTCTTCGGCTCGATTCCGATAAGACGCAGTTTTTCCGCCAATGAGTGAATTAGGATACGTTCACGATCCATATCTGCTTTGGCCTGCTGGAACACCTTGTCGCTGCTTGCCTTGCTTTGATTGAGCTCGTATTGTCTTTTATATTCTGTTTCGGCGAGCACATAATTTGTCTGTGCAGTCAAATAGTCCTGTTGGATCTGGATAAACTGCATATCTTCGATAGTTGCCAATATCTGACCTTTCCGCACGGGTTTTCCAGGGAGCATAGTCGTCGATTTAATATAGCCACCAATGGGAAAACTTAGGCTCACAGTGCTTTCCGGCGCAACAGCGACATGGCCCTGTAATGTAATTTTGCCACTGACATTTTCGATTGTAGGGGGCCCGATGACAATACCGGCTGCTGCAATCTGTTTGGGTTCAAGTTGGACACTTTGCGCTAGAGGTGTAGAATCTGCCACGGGCGCTGGCCTGTTATTTTCGGTGTTTTCTCCTTGAGCACAGGCAACGAAGGAAAAAAGGATCAAACTGTATACTGTGTTTTTTAACGATTTATTCATTGTATAACTTACTTAATTGGATGGCTGCTTGATTGTAACTGTTTAATGTATTGATGTATTCGCTTTGTATGCCAATGGCCTGGTTGACAAGAATGACCCATTGTAGGTAGTCTATTTCGCCATTGACGAATTGCTTGTCGGCTGTTACAAAAATTGTATCTGCATGCTTTAATCCACGATCTTCATA encodes the following:
- a CDS encoding efflux RND transporter periplasmic adaptor subunit, whose translation is MNKSLKNTVYSLILFSFVACAQGENTENNRPAPVADSTPLAQSVQLEPKQIAAAGIVIGPPTIENVSGKITLQGHVAVAPESTVSLSFPIGGYIKSTTMLPGKPVRKGQILATIEDMQFIQIQQDYLTAQTNYVLAETEYKRQYELNQSKASSDKVFQQAKADMDRERILIHSLAEKLRLIGIEPKKLTTTGIKKDVPILSPINGFITKVNVSVGKYTAPTDILFEIVNPSDMYLSLQLFEKDLAKVKIGNTVSAYANTEVARKIPATVFLVNRTFDENRMAEVLCRFQKSDAILTPGMFMNADLHINNTKAMVVPEDAILRWQNKYFVFVQHSAGSFQMNEVKLGIQENGKQQIQADNIRPNTQLALKNAFALLMKAQNKEE